TCCAACCATGTCCTCGACGCGACCAAGGCCTACGAACTCATCATCACTGACCCGGACGACGCCGCCGGCTGGCCGACGACCCTGAAGACCGGCACCGCGCAGTCCTACAACCAAAAGCACAAGCCGGAGGAAGGCAAGGAGGCAACGCCCGACACCGGCCCGTGGCGCGTCACGCTCGACTACCCCAGCTTCGTCCCGTTCATGCAGCACAGCCGAAACCGCGCCCACCGCGAGACGGTCTACAAGGCCTACGTCACCCGTGCCTCCTCCGGCAAGCTCGACAACACCGACATCATCGAAGAAACCCTCAAACTCCGGCTCGAACGCGCCAAGCTGCTGGGCTACGAACACCACGCGGCGATGTCGCTGAGCACGAAGATGGCCAAGACCGTCGACGCTGTCACGAAAATCTCTGACGACGTCCGCGCCGCCGCAAGCAAGACGGCCGGCAGCGACCTCGACGCCCTGCGCGAGCTGGCCAAGGCCTCGGGCCAAGCGGAAGCCCTCGCGCACTGGGACATCAACTTCTGGGCCGAGCGCCTCCGCGAGCAGAAGTTCGACTATACCGACGAGCAGCTACGCCCCTACTTCCCGATGCCGCGCGTGCTCGACGGGCTCTTCGGCGTGTGTACCAAGCTGTTCGGCACGACCTTCGAGCGCGACGACGCCGCGGCCCCGCGTTGGAACGACGACGTCCAGTACTACCACGTCAAGAACGAGTCGGGCGACACCATCGCCGGGTTCTACCTCGACCCCTACTCGCGCCCCGAGAACAAGCGCGGCGGCGCGTGGATGGATATCGCACGCAACCGGCGGGTCATCGACGGCCAGGTCGTCAACCCCATCATCTACAACATCTGCAACGGCACCCCGCCCGTGGGCGACCCGGACAACGGCGGCACGCCCTCGCTCATGAGCTTCGCCGAGGTCGAGACCCTGTTCCACGAGTTTGGTCACGCGCTGCAGGGCATGCTCACGACTGTCGATTGTGCCGACGTCGCCGGCGTCGAGGGCGTCGAGTGGGACGCCGTCGAGATCTGCAGCCAGTTCATGGAAAACTGGTGCTACCACAAGCCCACGCTCGTCGGCATGACCGCGCACGTCGAGACCGGCGAGCCGCTGCCCGACGCGCTGTTCGAGAAGATCACCGCCGCGCGGACCTTCCGCATGGGCTCGCGCTACATGCGGCAGCTCGAGTTCGGCGTGACCGACATGACCCTGCACAGCACGCACGACCCCCACGCCGGCAAGACCGCAAAGCAAGTCCACTTCGAGATCGCGACCGACTACTCCCCCCTGCCGCCCTCGAAAGACAACCGCTTCCTCAACGCGTTTGGCCACATCTTCGGCGGCGGGTACTCGGCCGGGTACTACAGCTACCTCTGGTCGGACGTGCTGTGCGCCGACTGCTTCAGCGCATTCGAAGAGGCCGGGCTCGACAACGAAGAGCAGGTCGCCAAAACCGGCCGGCGCTTCCGCGATACGTTCCTGGCGTTAGGCGGCGGCGAAGACCCGGCCGTGGTATTCGAGCAGTTCCGCGGCCGGGGCCCAACGACCGACGCGTTCCTACGCATCAACGGGCTGGGGTAAGGCGTACGACAACATGGGGCAGGCTTTACTATCTGCCGGCAGGCGGAGCCGGGGCTGCTATACGTCAATCCTAAACCGCTTGGCCTACGGCCGACGTGCGACACAAGCCTCTGCCTTCCCGATGCACCTTACTCCACGCGCGTCGCGCCGGGCTGTCCCATGAGCTCATGCAGGTGGACGAGGTATTCCGCATACACCCCGCGCGGCGTGGTCTGCTGCTTGACACAGATCGCCGCGGCCTTCCCGACGACCTCGCCCATCGCGCCGCAAGTCCGCATCACCCGCACCGGCCCCAGGCCCTCTTTACTCACGCTGATGTCCCGCCCAGCCATGAAGAGGTTCCCGATGTTCCGGCTGTAGAGGGTACGGTACGGTGCCCAGTACGGCCCCTGGTACGTGAAGCCCTCGCCGGTCGTCGCCTGCGAGATAAACTCCTCGCCCTCGAGGTCGTCGTCGAACTGCGGGTGCGCGACGTGCAGGTCGATGTGCCAGGAGCACGGGAACGCCTTGTCTTCGTAGTCCCGGCCATCGAGGAAGTCTTCGGCCCCCAGCACCACATCGCCCATCAACCGCCGCGACTCGCGCTTGCCCGCGATAAATGCGGCCCAGCCCAGACGGTGATTGGGGTATTGGCCATCGACATTCTTGAGCGTGTCCCACGCGCCGTACATCGCGCGGAAGTTCAGGTCGCGGATGCGTTCGATGTCTTCGATCGGGTTCTTGTCAAAGCCGCTCTCCCAGAACCACCCGCCGAGGTTGGAGAGCGGGTCGCCGCCGCCCCACTGCCCGCGGTAGTTGGCCCGGCCGGGGAACGGTTTGTCGCTCAGGTCGATCGCCCAAGGGCATCGCGGGAACGGCTGCTCCGTGTCGCCCGCCTCGAAGGCCGCGCTCAGCGCATCCTTATCCTTACATTCGCATTGCAGGACTTCTTGTTCGTCGTCGGCGTCGAGCACGCTCCACAGGTTACTGTTGCCCATATTCCCCGTCGGCGCAAACTCATAGTCCGCACCGGCCAGGTGGCCGATCACCGCGTCGCCCGTGCAGTCGGAAAAGAACTCGCCCGCGACACGGGTCCATCGGCCAGTCCGCGTGCTCTGGATGATGACGGCGCGGATGGTGTCGCCTTCGGTCTCGACACGCACGGCCCGCTGCTGGTTGAGCAGGGTGATGCGGGGCTCGTCACGGACGATCGCGAGCTTGCGGTCGTCGTCGTAGAAGTGTGCCAACTGGCCGTTGCGCGTGCCCTGGTGCCCGGCAGGCGAGGTCGGCAATATCTCCTGGACGATGTCGCCGACGTGCTCGAACGGCGCGACCTGGACCCGGCCCTCGGGCCAAACCCGCACCTCCGAGCTGCCGTTGCCGCCAAGCACCGCGCGGTCTTGCACGAGCGCGACACGCAGCCCCTGCCGCGCGGCCGACAGCGCCGCGCACGTCCCGGCGATCCCACCGCCGACGACGACCAGGTCAAACGACCCGCCGTCGTCCGGTTCTTCGGGGAGCCCAAGCAGCGCCCGGCGAAACCGCATCAGCGCATCAAGCTCATTCGTCGGCTCAAACGCCGTGTCCTTGCAGAACAGCACCGCCTCGCAACGGCCTTCGAACCCCGTGAGGTCGTGCAGCGCGACGGCCGTTTCGCCATCGACCGCGACCGTCCCGCCGTCCTGCCAGTGCCAGTCCGCGCCCTCGATGCCGAAAGTCGTTTCGAGCGGCTCGCCATCAACAAGCAGTTGGAACCTGCCCGGCGCGCCCGGCGCTTCCCACGGCGCGACCCAGTCGCGCGTCCGCACCCAGACGCGATACGTCCCGGCCGAGGGGAACGCGACTGACGTCCTCGCATCATCCACCGGCACACCCAAACCGTGTGCGAGCAGGTACGGCGAGCCCATCTGGTCCATCGACTGCTGGTCCAAGTCCCACCCGCCGTGGTCGTCGAACCCCTCGGCTTCGAGGAACACAAACTCCGAGTCCGGCTGCCCGTAGGCGCTTTGCCGATCGGGCAACCCAAGCAAGGCCAGCAGCCCCACACCACCCGCGTGTCCGATGAACTGACGGCGGCTAAGACTCCGGGTCAAAGCATTCATGTGGCATCCTCGCATTTGATCAGGGCAACAAGATCGTTTGGGTCATCATAAGGCATCCGACGCAGTGGACGGATCGCCTTGACTACAGTTACGTATCCATCGTGCAGCTGCGTACAAGGGATGAGGGCAAACGAAAACCAATCAAAAAGGCCGGCCACGCGTGTGGCCGGCCTTTGCTTCTTATCTACCCGATCAGCTCAGTTCTGGTCCGCGCCGTCGAGCGTCTTGTGCTGCACGCGGAGGATGTAGCCGCCGCTCTCGCCCGCCGCGAAGCTCGTCGCGTAGACCGTATACGTCCCGGCCTCGGCCGCGCGGACCGCCACGCGGGAGTTGGTCCCTTCCGGGCCGTCGTCGTTAACTTCCACCTTGCCCGACGGGCTGTGCACCGCGACAAAGGTGTCGAAATTGTCCGACATCATGTCGATCTGATAGGACTCGCCCGCTTCCAGCTCGATCTCGATCTTCTGCAGGAACTTGCCCTCGTCGTAGGTTCGGCCGTCCTCCTCGTCGAGCACCTCGTCCATCTCCAGCACGACCTCGTAGGTGTACGTCGGCAGCTCGGCGTCCAGGTACTCGACCGCGATGCCGTCCATCACCTCTTCGGTGAGCCCCATCGGGTGGCCGGCCCAGACCACTTCGCCCTCGGGTGAGAACACGAAGATGCTCGGGATGCCGGTGACACCGAAGTCCGCGGCCATGCCTTCCCACGCGTCTTCGTCGTGCGCGATGTGCCAGGGCAGGTCGTTCTCTTCGAGGAACGCATCGAGCGGAGCGCGTTCTTCGTCGATCGACATGCCGTACACGTCGACGCCCATCTCGTGGTAGCGCTCGTAGAGGTCCTTCATGTGCGGGAACGAGCGGATGCAAGGCCCACACCAGGTGGCCCAGAAGTCGAGGACGACGACTTTGCCATCAAGGTCCTCGCTGCTGACCTCGACACCTTCGAGGGTGGTGAATTCAAACTCGGGCGAGTCGCCCACGCCGACATCGGCCAGGGCGGGGACGGTCATCGCCGCGATCGCGGCGGCTGCGATTCCGGTACGCACGTGCATCGTCAAACTCCTGCATGATTGGGGTCGAGCCACAGCCGACGACACCGCCGGCTTGTCCACTCAGTACGCCACATCGTACCGCGCAGTTCGGGTGGACCCTGGACGCCGGCAATTGCACACAATCGCGGGGTTGGGAGGGGGAATCGCCGTCTCGGCAGGTGGTTTAGAACCAGCCGAAGATCCAGTTCAAGGTGCCGAAGAAACAGACGACGAGCGCGATCAGGAGGATCAAAAAACACCCGGCGTCGCCGAACAGGTCCAGGATTCCGATCCGCAACTCGCCACGTTTTTCACGCTCGGCCTGCTCCGAACTTCCGCAACCCGGGCACGCCTTGGGCGTGTTTGCGCCGAACTGCCGGCCGCATTGCTTGCACTTGAACACTGACTCGACCTCTCGCACGTTGATGGCCTTGCATCATCGCGGTGGGTATCGCTCGCGGACTCGCTCCACCCACCCTACGCGCCATGCGTAACCTACTCCATCTCGCCGATCTCGCGCACTTCGATGTCTTTGAAGCGCAGGTGCAGCTCGTCGTTGGCGTGCAGCTGCAGCGCGATCTGGCCGGCCATGCCGCAGTCGGCGGCTTCGTGGTGCTCGTCGTCGAGCACGCCTTCGCCGTCGTAGTCGCTGATGGTGAGCCCGTTGAGCGTCGTGGTGATCTGCGTGCCGACGCAGCGGATGACCAGGGTGTTCCAGACGTCGAAGGTGTCGTCCCCGTCGTAGGCGAACCGCCAGCCCTCGGGGTACGCGCCGTCGGGCGGGAAGGCCTGGGCGCGGCGGATGTTCCAGTCGGGCAGTGATGGGTGGATCCAGCGCTGGTGGCCGCGCGTCTCGTCGTAGATAAACCCGGTGCGGAACGGCGCGGGCGGGTGCAGGTCGATCTGCGGGCCGTTGAGCCAGCCCTCGCCGTCGTCGGGGTCCCATCGGCTGCGGATTTGGATGCCGGAATTGCCCGGGCTGTCGCGGTCCGCCTTGAATTTCAGGCGCAGCTCGAAGTCGGTGAGCTCCTGCTCGTGGATGAGCCAGATGTAGCCGTGGTCGCCGCGCTCCATGGAGTTGGCGACGAGCTCGCCGTCCTCGACCGACCAGAAGACCTTATCGACATCGCCGGGCAGGCAGCGGACCGCCCAGCCGTCGAGCGACTCGCCGTCGAAGAGCGCGGTCCATTCGGATTCGGCGGTGGTGGTCTCGTCGGCGACCGCGTCATCCGCGTTCGCGGCGGCGCAGCCGGGGAGGAGGAGTAGACAAGTAACAGCAGCTAGTAGCGGGTGGTTTCGCATAACACCAGCATACCACCCGCCCCGCCGTGACTGCACGACCTGTTTCGCCGCCGCCCAACGCGCGGCGCGTGGGCCTGCGGGTATCCGGGTACCAACGCGCCGCCCGTTGGGCGACGGCTAAACGGATCGGCCTGCGCGATGGGGCCTGGCCTACACCTTGAGCACTGCGCGGACCGCCGCGACTACCTCGTCGTGGAACTTGCCGTTGGTCGCCACCACGCCCTTGTTGTCGCGCAGCGTCCGGCCGATCGAGAAGTCGAGCTTTTCACCCGTGATATCGGTCACGGTACCGCCGGCCTCCTCGACGACGATGACGCCCGCGGCGTGGTCCCAGATCTTTTCCTCGTAGTCCTTGCGCGTCGGCAGGCGGAGGTAGATGCTCGCGCTGCCCTTGCCGATCGCCGCGTACTTGCACTGGCTGTCGATGCGGTAGGGCTCCTTGGTGATGCCCAGCTTCTTGGCGATCTCCGCGGCGTCGCCGTGGCTCGAATGGCCCGACTCGACCGACTCGCAGAAGCGGGCCTTCTCGACCTCCTGACGCGACGCGACGGTGATCGGATCGCCCTTGACCTCTTCGCTGTCGATGAGGAGCCCCTGCGCGCCTTGGCCGCGCACGGCCGTGAAAATCGCGCCCTGCTTGCGCCCGACCTTCATCTTCGGGCAGCCCAGCACCCCAAGCACGACCTCGCCGTCTTCAATCAGCGCGAGCGCAACGGCGTAGTGCTCTTTACGCAAAAAGCCCTTGGTCCCGTCGATCGGGTCGAGAGTCCAGTAGCGCTTGCGCGCCTTTTCCTCGGCCTGGGCCGGGTCAAACGCGCCGCGGTCAATCCAGCTCAGGACCGCCGCCTCGCTCGCGTCCTCGCCGATCGCCTGGCCCGCCACGACGCGGACCGCCTCGCGCAGCTCCTCCTGCTCGCTGCCGCGCAGGTCGTCCGCCCCTTCCTCCCCCACCACCGGGTCCAGCGGGAAATGCTCGGCCAGATGCTTGCACACCACCGCCTGCGAGGCGAAGTCCGCCACCGTCACCGGGCTCTTATCTTTCTTTTCCAACGTGTCCGCCGACACCAGCGCCGATTGCACCTTCTGAGTGACCCAGCACGCGCGGCGCACAGCACGGACGGCGACTAACAGTTCCTGTTCAAGCATCGAGGCGGTTCCTACTTCGGGGATCGGACCGGGCATGGTACCGCAAGCACAGGGATTGCACCCCTGAGTGCTTGAAGCGGGCCCTGGTTGCTGAAGCAACCAGGCCGATTCGCTCGGCTCAATCGCACTGGGGCTGGGTCGCAATACGGCTAAAAGCTAACGGCTAGCCGCTAGTAATCCCCGTGGCCGGCGGCGAGGTTGTTGAACCGCGTCGTCGGGCCGTGGAACGTCAGCTTTACGACGCCGGTCGGGCCGTTGCGCTGCTTGGCGATGATGATCTCGGAGAGGTGGTTGGGCTCGTAGTCCGGGTCGGCACGGTGGTAGTAGTCCTCGCGGTGGACCATGGCGACGACGTCGGCATCCTGCTCGATCGAGCCCGACTCGCGCAGGTCGCTCATGCGCGGGCGGTGGCCCTCGCGCTGCTCGGCCGCACGGTTGAGCTGGCTCAAGCAAATCACCGGCACGCTGATCTCACGCGCCAGCGCCTTGATCCCACGCGACAAGCTGGACACCTCTTCCTGGCGCGAGTTCGCGCCGGGGTCGCTCATGAGCTGGAGGTAGTCGACAAACAGGCACTTGATGTGGTGCTCGGTCGCCATCCGACGGGCCTTGGCACGCAGGGCCATGAGGTTCAGCCCCGGCGTGTCGTCGATGTACATCGGGGCCTCGGCGAGCTCACCGACGGTCATCTGGAGCTGGCCAAAGTCGTCGCGGCTAAGCATGTTCTTCCGCAGCTTCTGCGAGTCCACGCCCGAGCGCGAGCAAAGCAGACGCTGCGCAAGCTGCTGCTTGGACATCTCGAGCGAGAACACGCCGACGGGGATCTTGTTCACCGTCGCGATGTGTTCAGCGATGTTCAGCATAAACGCGGTCTTGCCCATCGACGGCCGAGCCGCGACGATCGTCATCTCGCCCGGGTGCAGCCCGTTGGTCATCTCGTCAAGCTCGAAGAACCCCGTCTCGATCCCGGTGACAGCCCGGCCGTCATGCGCCTCGAGCTTCTCCATCGTCTCTTCGAGCAAGGCGTGCAGGTCGGCGGCATCATCAATACCGCGCTTCTCCTGGATCTTGAAGATCAGCTGGCCCGCCTTATTCAGCAGATCGTCGGCGGGGTCGTCGGTGTGGTAGCAGTCGTGCATCACCGTCGCCGACGCATCGATCAGCTTGCGCACCAGCGCCTTCTCGCGCACAAGCTGCGCGTAGTGCCCGGCGCTCACCGCCGAGGGCACCGACTCGAACAGCTCGATCAAGTAGTCCACCCCGCCGACCTTGTCGAGCGCCCCCTGGTCGGTCAGCTTCTGCGCGAGCTGGACCATGTCGATCGACTGGACGTGGTCGTAAAGCTCGACGAGTGCCTTGTAGATCGTGCCGTGGGCGGGCTTGTAGAAGTCCTCGGGCGACTTGACGATCTGCACGACCTCGCCGCAGACCCGCCAGTCGAGGATCATCGAGCCCAAGAGCGCGCACTCGGCCTCGATCGCGCTGGGCGGGAGCTTGTCGAAGAGCTTGCCCACGTCGATGGTGCGCTCGGAGCGCTTGTCGTAGTTCGGGTTGCGCGGGGTCTGTGCGGTGGACATCTAGCGTATGGTCGCAGGTCGGGGGGAGGGTGCAAGGCGGGCGGTAAAGGTTGTCGGTTACGGCGGGGATAAGTGAGTGAACAGTGCACAGTGAGCAGTGAACAGGTAAGGCCTTGCCTGTTCACTGTGGACTATTCACTGTTCACTTGTGACTTACTCCGGCTCGGGCAGCGCGTCGCAGAAGCCGGCGAGGTCGGTAAGCGATGGGCTGTGGGCGTTTCGGACGTAGTAGCCGCTGGTGGCGGTGCCGGCGCAGAGCATCTGGTCGAGCGGGAGCCCGGCGAGGAGGCCGAGGCAGAAGCCGGCGTTGAAGTTGTCGCCCGCGCCGGTGGAGAGCTTGGGGTGGTCGATGAACGGGCCGAAGAAGGTGGCGCGGTGGACTTCGGCGTCGGGGTCGCGGGGGTCGCTCCCGGCGGCGAGCATCGCGCCCGCGGCGGCGCGGCGGGGGTGGACGACGCAGCAGCGCAGCCCGAGCGCGGCGCGGAGGTTGGTGGCCGTCGATTCGATCGCCAGCTCTTCCTCGCCCTCGATGCTGAGCCCCAGCACGTGCGCGACCTGCGACGCCTCCTTAAGGTTGAGCCCGAGCGTGACGCCCGTCATCGTCGCGAGGTGGGCGATCTCGTCGAGCGCGGCTTTGAGGTCTTGCTCGGTGCGCTTCTCGGGGTCGGTCAGGTCGATAAAGACCTGCGGCCCCCCGGAAGTTGCGCCCGCGCTGCCCGCCCCACTGGGCAGTATCTCATCCGCCAAGGCATCGAACACCGTCCCGAGCAGCGGGCACATCGACCAGTTGACGATGCCGACGAGCTTCGCGTCGGTGACGAGCTTGGCGTACGCCGCGCGGCCGATGACGGCGTCGATCTGCTCTTGATTGACATCGTTGAGCGATTCGAGCTTGCCGATCATCAGCTTGCCGTCCGTGAACTCGAGCGCATCGGTCGCGGCGGGCGCGGCGATGGGGTGGAGCGTGGCGATCTTGGCGAAGTCGGCAAAGATCGGGTGGGGCCCGCCGCGTTTGGGGTCGCCGACCGCGCCGAGGTAGTCGACGCGCAGCCCGGCGCGGGCCATGGCGTTGGCCATGATCGGGCCGTTGCCGCCGAGCTTCTGCTGGCGGGTGACGAGTTCGTAGTTGCTGGACTTGCCCGCCGCGGCAGCGATCTTTTCGCCGAAGCGTGCGATGGTGGGGACCGGGTCGTAGAGGTCGACGCCGTAGCGTTTGTCGACGACATTGATGATGGAGTCGACAAAGCCGTCGAAGCCCAGGAGGACGGGGGTGGCGTCGCCGGTGCTTGCAAAGGCGCGGAGCCCGGCGGCGGTGGCGCGGGCAGTCTCGTGGCGATCGGGGTCGTGCATGGGGCGATGATACCGCAGCGGGCCGACATCGGGACCACGCCTAAAAGCCAATCGCAACAAGCCGCACGACGCGACATTGGGCAGGCCTACAGGCCACTCCGGCCCGCTGAGCCGTTGCACAGCGGGCAGCGCCTTCCTCAACCGCGACCCAACGCGCCGCCCGCCGGGGGGTGGCTAAACATCGGCGTGTCCCGCCCTTGCGCAGTGACCCTCCAAACCCTGCCCCGCTCCTGCCGAACGGTTCGGTGATCGGATAAACTGCACGATTCGCCCGGCAAACCGCGCGATCGACAACCGCCAAACACCGACACACCATCATGAAATACGACTTCCAACAGATCGAAAAACGCTGGCAGGACCACTGGGAAAACGCGCGCACGTTCGCGACGCCCAACCCCGGCCAGCCGGACTTCGAGAGCGACAAACCCAAGTTCTACGTCCTCGATATGTTCCCCTACCCCTCGGGCGTCGGGCTCCACGTCGGCCACCCGCTGGGCTATATCGCGACCGACATCGTCGCGCGCTACAAAAAGATGCGCGGGTTCAACGTCCTCCACCCGATGGGGTTTGATGCGTTTGGGCTCCCGGCCGAGCAGTACGCGGTCGAGCACAACGTCCACCCGCGCATCACCACCGAGAACAACATCAAGAACATGGTCCACCAGCTCAAACGCCTGGGCATGGGCTACGACTGGGAACGCACCTTCGCGACGACCGACCCCGACTACGTCAAGTGGACGCAGTGGATCTTCGTCCAGATGTTCCACCACTACTTCGACCCGCTGCTCAAGAAAGCACGGCCGATCCGCGAACTCGTCAACAAGCTCGCGCAGGAAGACTACTACGTCGGCATCGACGGCGAACTCATCGTCTCGGGTGATATCGAAAACACCGAAGCGCTCGGCGGGATCGGCGACCCGACCGTACACAAGTGGCACGAGCTCGACGAAGGCCAGCAGTCGCGCCTGCTCGACGAGTACCGACTGGCGTTCATGGCCGAGGTCGAGGTCAACTGGTGCCCCGGGCTGGGCACCGTGCTGGCGAACGAAGAAGTCACCAACGACGGCCGCAGCGAACGCGGCAACTTCCCGGTCTTCAAGCGGCCCTTGAAGCAGTGGATGCTGCGCATCACAAGCTACTGCGACCGGCTGATCGAAGGCCTCGACCACGTCGCCTGGCCCGACTCGATCAAGAAGCTCCAACGCGACTGGATCGGCAAATCCACCGGCGCGGAAGTCGATTTTGCCTTGGCCGACGGCGATCAATCCATCCGCGTCTTCACCACCCGGCCCGACACGCTCTTCGGCGCGACGTACATGGTCCTCGCCCCCGAGCACCCGCTCGTCGAGGCGATCACCACCGATGCGCAACACGCCGAGGTCCAGGCCTACCGCGCCCTGGCCGAGCAGATGTCCAGCATCGAACGCCAGGCCGCAGGCGGCGCGGCCGGCGACGCCAAAAATAAAACCGGCGTGTTCACCGGCGGCTACGCCATCAACCCGGTCAACGGCGAAAAAATACCCGTCTGGGTCGCCGACTACGTCATGATGGGCTACGGCACCGGCGCGATCATGGCCGTGCCCGCGC
The sequence above is a segment of the Phycisphaeraceae bacterium D3-23 genome. Coding sequences within it:
- a CDS encoding M3 family metallopeptidase, yielding MTATDTTTPTDLADNPLLVKTGYPALDRIEPGHIVPGVEHRLAVLTQQLEAIEQSLEGGATPTWDSVLQPLEDIGQSFSYFWSPVGHLLGVKNTDELREQHEKVQPKVVQFALRMGQSKPIYDALVALRDGDAWAGLSRAQQRVIEQKIRSAEHAGVALEGDAKKRFLEISEKLSQLSTDFSNHVLDATKAYELIITDPDDAAGWPTTLKTGTAQSYNQKHKPEEGKEATPDTGPWRVTLDYPSFVPFMQHSRNRAHRETVYKAYVTRASSGKLDNTDIIEETLKLRLERAKLLGYEHHAAMSLSTKMAKTVDAVTKISDDVRAAASKTAGSDLDALRELAKASGQAEALAHWDINFWAERLREQKFDYTDEQLRPYFPMPRVLDGLFGVCTKLFGTTFERDDAAAPRWNDDVQYYHVKNESGDTIAGFYLDPYSRPENKRGGAWMDIARNRRVIDGQVVNPIIYNICNGTPPVGDPDNGGTPSLMSFAEVETLFHEFGHALQGMLTTVDCADVAGVEGVEWDAVEICSQFMENWCYHKPTLVGMTAHVETGEPLPDALFEKITAARTFRMGSRYMRQLEFGVTDMTLHSTHDPHAGKTAKQVHFEIATDYSPLPPSKDNRFLNAFGHIFGGGYSAGYYSYLWSDVLCADCFSAFEEAGLDNEEQVAKTGRRFRDTFLALGGGEDPAVVFEQFRGRGPTTDAFLRINGLG
- a CDS encoding FAD-dependent oxidoreductase, which produces MNALTRSLSRRQFIGHAGGVGLLALLGLPDRQSAYGQPDSEFVFLEAEGFDDHGGWDLDQQSMDQMGSPYLLAHGLGVPVDDARTSVAFPSAGTYRVWVRTRDWVAPWEAPGAPGRFQLLVDGEPLETTFGIEGADWHWQDGGTVAVDGETAVALHDLTGFEGRCEAVLFCKDTAFEPTNELDALMRFRRALLGLPEEPDDGGSFDLVVVGGGIAGTCAALSAARQGLRVALVQDRAVLGGNGSSEVRVWPEGRVQVAPFEHVGDIVQEILPTSPAGHQGTRNGQLAHFYDDDRKLAIVRDEPRITLLNQQRAVRVETEGDTIRAVIIQSTRTGRWTRVAGEFFSDCTGDAVIGHLAGADYEFAPTGNMGNSNLWSVLDADDEQEVLQCECKDKDALSAAFEAGDTEQPFPRCPWAIDLSDKPFPGRANYRGQWGGGDPLSNLGGWFWESGFDKNPIEDIERIRDLNFRAMYGAWDTLKNVDGQYPNHRLGWAAFIAGKRESRRLMGDVVLGAEDFLDGRDYEDKAFPCSWHIDLHVAHPQFDDDLEGEEFISQATTGEGFTYQGPYWAPYRTLYSRNIGNLFMAGRDISVSKEGLGPVRVMRTCGAMGEVVGKAAAICVKQQTTPRGVYAEYLVHLHELMGQPGATRVE
- a CDS encoding TlpA disulfide reductase family protein; this encodes MHVRTGIAAAAIAAMTVPALADVGVGDSPEFEFTTLEGVEVSSEDLDGKVVVLDFWATWCGPCIRSFPHMKDLYERYHEMGVDVYGMSIDEERAPLDAFLEENDLPWHIAHDEDAWEGMAADFGVTGIPSIFVFSPEGEVVWAGHPMGLTEEVMDGIAVEYLDAELPTYTYEVVLEMDEVLDEEDGRTYDEGKFLQKIEIELEAGESYQIDMMSDNFDTFVAVHSPSGKVEVNDDGPEGTNSRVAVRAAEAGTYTVYATSFAAGESGGYILRVQHKTLDGADQN
- a CDS encoding DUF1080 domain-containing protein; protein product: MRNHPLLAAVTCLLLLPGCAAANADDAVADETTTAESEWTALFDGESLDGWAVRCLPGDVDKVFWSVEDGELVANSMERGDHGYIWLIHEQELTDFELRLKFKADRDSPGNSGIQIRSRWDPDDGEGWLNGPQIDLHPPAPFRTGFIYDETRGHQRWIHPSLPDWNIRRAQAFPPDGAYPEGWRFAYDGDDTFDVWNTLVIRCVGTQITTTLNGLTISDYDGEGVLDDEHHEAADCGMAGQIALQLHANDELHLRFKDIEVREIGEME
- a CDS encoding 3'(2'),5'-bisphosphate nucleotidase gives rise to the protein MLEQELLVAVRAVRRACWVTQKVQSALVSADTLEKKDKSPVTVADFASQAVVCKHLAEHFPLDPVVGEEGADDLRGSEQEELREAVRVVAGQAIGEDASEAAVLSWIDRGAFDPAQAEEKARKRYWTLDPIDGTKGFLRKEHYAVALALIEDGEVVLGVLGCPKMKVGRKQGAIFTAVRGQGAQGLLIDSEEVKGDPITVASRQEVEKARFCESVESGHSSHGDAAEIAKKLGITKEPYRIDSQCKYAAIGKGSASIYLRLPTRKDYEEKIWDHAAGVIVVEEAGGTVTDITGEKLDFSIGRTLRDNKGVVATNGKFHDEVVAAVRAVLKV
- the dnaB gene encoding replicative DNA helicase, producing MSTAQTPRNPNYDKRSERTIDVGKLFDKLPPSAIEAECALLGSMILDWRVCGEVVQIVKSPEDFYKPAHGTIYKALVELYDHVQSIDMVQLAQKLTDQGALDKVGGVDYLIELFESVPSAVSAGHYAQLVREKALVRKLIDASATVMHDCYHTDDPADDLLNKAGQLIFKIQEKRGIDDAADLHALLEETMEKLEAHDGRAVTGIETGFFELDEMTNGLHPGEMTIVAARPSMGKTAFMLNIAEHIATVNKIPVGVFSLEMSKQQLAQRLLCSRSGVDSQKLRKNMLSRDDFGQLQMTVGELAEAPMYIDDTPGLNLMALRAKARRMATEHHIKCLFVDYLQLMSDPGANSRQEEVSSLSRGIKALAREISVPVICLSQLNRAAEQREGHRPRMSDLRESGSIEQDADVVAMVHREDYYHRADPDYEPNHLSEIIIAKQRNGPTGVVKLTFHGPTTRFNNLAAGHGDY